In a single window of the Desulfuromonas sp. TF genome:
- a CDS encoding cache domain-containing protein, which translates to MPRHLFKFVNNLQLRWKLLVVVLPLVLIPIIVVGNVIGYISTRQANLGLTQTSKDDLEHMATFTIDLLDSHHRQFQVYTEDKKETVRQELRALTDLAYSLVQAQHNQYLDGKMDLEAARREAKKALKRVNVGDSGYIYAMTSKGDLEVHIAREGENVYDEQDEEGRHFIRAMCKAAVRSKPGHVLFIVYPWRNEVLGDRRPRQKVVAYRYFPEWDWILATGGYLDETYEAAEFEEIAFEELKAKIKNKKVGQTGYIYCMNSEGNLVIHPDAEGVNIFDSTDSNGFHFIREMCEKKEGWIRYPWKNLGDPEARMKIVRYSYFKPWDLIVAVGSYEDEFYREANLIEGRIVRSLVVISLVVGLISIAMVFLAAKVLTDPIHHMISVIRKVKQGRLDQQMTVESNDELGELAVNFNRMTSIIQRNREMEAALAQQGKMASLGILSSGVAHEINNPLGVILGYASYIEGKIGPEDPHYKFIHEIKRESKRCKKIVQDLLSYARTPKPTLEETDINELLGQIVDFAANHTDMHHVTIAREFAPALPRIMADGDQLRQVAINLILNAGAAMDKGGRLVVGTASDGDGVLRITFSDNGAGIAEEHMDRIFEPFFTTKARGTGLGLAITRQIVEQHQGRISMESTPGEGTTVTITLPLGREDYRS; encoded by the coding sequence ATGCCCCGACACCTCTTCAAATTCGTCAACAATCTCCAACTCCGCTGGAAGCTGCTGGTGGTGGTTCTGCCACTGGTCCTTATCCCCATCATCGTGGTCGGCAATGTCATCGGCTACATCTCCACACGCCAGGCGAACCTCGGTCTGACCCAGACCAGCAAGGACGATCTGGAACATATGGCGACCTTCACCATCGACCTGCTCGATTCCCACCATCGTCAGTTTCAGGTGTATACCGAGGACAAAAAGGAGACCGTCAGGCAGGAATTGAGAGCCTTGACCGATCTCGCCTACAGCCTGGTGCAGGCGCAGCACAATCAGTACCTGGACGGCAAAATGGACCTGGAGGCGGCCAGGCGGGAGGCGAAAAAAGCCCTCAAACGGGTCAACGTCGGGGACAGCGGCTACATTTACGCCATGACCAGCAAGGGCGATCTCGAAGTACATATCGCCCGCGAAGGAGAAAACGTCTACGACGAACAGGATGAGGAAGGCCGCCATTTCATCCGGGCCATGTGCAAGGCAGCGGTGCGTTCCAAACCGGGGCACGTGCTGTTCATCGTTTATCCGTGGCGCAACGAAGTCCTCGGCGACCGGCGGCCCCGGCAGAAGGTCGTCGCCTATCGCTATTTTCCCGAATGGGACTGGATCCTTGCCACCGGAGGATACCTGGACGAAACCTACGAGGCTGCCGAATTCGAAGAAATTGCCTTCGAAGAGCTCAAGGCCAAGATCAAAAACAAGAAAGTGGGGCAGACCGGTTACATCTACTGCATGAACAGCGAGGGAAACCTGGTCATTCATCCCGATGCCGAAGGCGTCAACATATTCGACTCCACCGATTCGAACGGATTTCATTTCATCCGCGAAATGTGCGAAAAAAAGGAAGGATGGATCCGTTACCCCTGGAAGAACCTGGGCGACCCCGAAGCTCGGATGAAAATCGTCCGCTACAGTTATTTCAAGCCCTGGGACTTGATCGTCGCCGTCGGTTCCTACGAAGACGAATTCTACCGGGAAGCCAACCTCATCGAGGGACGCATCGTGCGCAGCCTGGTGGTAATCTCTCTCGTCGTGGGTCTTATTTCCATCGCCATGGTCTTTCTCGCCGCCAAGGTTCTCACCGACCCCATTCATCACATGATCTCGGTCATCCGCAAGGTGAAACAGGGGCGTCTCGATCAGCAGATGACCGTGGAGAGCAACGATGAACTTGGGGAACTGGCCGTCAACTTCAACCGCATGACTTCCATCATCCAGCGCAACCGGGAAATGGAAGCGGCCCTGGCCCAACAGGGTAAAATGGCCTCCCTGGGCATTCTTTCCAGCGGAGTCGCCCACGAGATCAATAACCCCCTGGGGGTCATCCTCGGCTATGCCAGCTACATCGAGGGGAAGATCGGTCCGGAGGACCCTCACTATAAGTTCATCCATGAGATCAAGCGGGAAAGCAAGCGGTGCAAAAAGATCGTTCAGGATCTGCTGAGTTATGCCCGCACTCCCAAACCGACCCTGGAAGAAACCGACATCAACGAACTTCTGGGTCAGATCGTCGATTTTGCCGCCAACCACACCGACATGCACCATGTGACCATCGCCCGGGAATTCGCCCCGGCGCTCCCCCGAATCATGGCGGACGGCGACCAGCTGAGGCAGGTGGCCATCAACCTCATCCTGAACGCGGGCGCCGCCATGGACAAGGGTGGGCGGCTGGTGGTGGGAACGGCATCCGACGGAGACGGCGTCCTCCGGATCACCTTCAGCGACAACGGCGCCGGCATTGCCGAGGAACATATGGACAGGATTTTCGAGCCCTTTTTCACCACCAAGGCCCGGGGAACAGGTCTGGGACTGGCGATTACCCGACAGATCGTCGAGCAGCACCAGGGGAGGATTTCCATGGAGAGCACCCCGGGAGAGGGGACAACGGTCACCATCACACTGCCGCTGGGACGGGAGGATTATCGATCATGA
- a CDS encoding sigma-54 dependent transcriptional regulator: MMNPKRIMLIDNEEGLCRMMEAVLVDSGYAVRAFTRSFEAVEAFRPDQWDLVITDIKMPGMDGLEVLERIKTRAPAVPVVMITAFATVEMSIQALRKGAYDMLTKPFEPEELLYRVKNALKHSQLLEENRELRRELVGKFRFDKIIGASPGLKKLLETVEKVAIRDTSVLITGESGTGKELIAQAIHYNSPRQDKRFVAINCGALPETLLESELFGSKKGAFTGATENRQGLLEAADGGTLFLDEVGNLPMNVQKTLLRFLQEQEFLRIGETRPTKVNVRILSATNSDLRTGVENGSFREDLYYRLNVVNLHLPPLRERREDIPLLATSFIKSQNEKFVTAFTGLSPEAHRAACSFDWPGNIRQLRNVIEACMAVESGETISLAVLKRFIEIPASDEEGDGCPESEYAAALSRFETNYLKELLKKTGGNIEAAAREAGMNMATIYRKLKKYDIRREDHS; this comes from the coding sequence ATCATGAACCCGAAAAGGATCATGCTGATCGACAATGAAGAGGGGCTCTGCCGAATGATGGAAGCGGTCCTGGTCGACAGCGGGTACGCGGTCCGGGCCTTCACCCGCTCCTTCGAGGCGGTGGAGGCCTTTCGCCCCGACCAGTGGGACCTGGTCATCACCGACATCAAGATGCCGGGGATGGACGGTCTCGAGGTGCTGGAGCGGATCAAGACCAGGGCGCCGGCCGTGCCGGTGGTGATGATCACCGCCTTTGCCACGGTGGAGATGTCCATTCAGGCTCTGCGCAAGGGGGCCTACGACATGCTGACCAAGCCCTTCGAACCGGAGGAGCTTCTCTACCGGGTCAAGAATGCGCTGAAGCATTCCCAGCTTCTGGAGGAAAACCGCGAGCTGCGCCGGGAACTGGTCGGAAAATTCCGCTTCGACAAGATCATCGGCGCCTCGCCGGGGCTCAAGAAGCTTCTGGAAACGGTGGAAAAGGTGGCGATCCGCGATACCTCGGTGCTGATCACCGGCGAGTCGGGGACGGGGAAGGAACTGATCGCCCAGGCCATCCATTACAATTCGCCTCGCCAGGACAAACGGTTCGTCGCCATCAACTGCGGCGCGCTGCCCGAGACGCTGCTGGAGAGCGAACTCTTCGGCTCTAAAAAGGGAGCATTCACCGGAGCCACGGAAAACCGCCAGGGACTGCTCGAAGCGGCCGACGGCGGCACCCTTTTTCTCGACGAGGTCGGGAACCTGCCCATGAACGTGCAGAAAACCCTCCTGCGCTTCCTCCAGGAGCAGGAGTTTCTCCGGATCGGCGAGACCAGGCCGACCAAGGTGAACGTGCGCATTCTCTCCGCCACCAATTCCGATCTGCGCACCGGCGTCGAAAACGGTTCTTTCCGCGAGGACCTCTATTACCGGCTGAACGTGGTCAACCTGCACCTTCCTCCTCTGAGGGAGCGCCGGGAGGACATCCCTCTGCTGGCGACCAGTTTCATCAAATCCCAGAACGAGAAATTCGTCACCGCCTTCACGGGGCTCTCCCCCGAGGCGCACCGGGCCGCCTGCTCCTTCGACTGGCCTGGCAACATCCGCCAGCTGCGCAACGTGATCGAGGCTTGCATGGCCGTCGAGAGCGGCGAAACGATCAGCCTGGCGGTCCTGAAACGGTTCATCGAAATCCCCGCCTCGGATGAAGAAGGGGATGGATGCCCGGAGAGCGAGTACGCCGCCGCCCTGTCCCGGTTCGAAACAAATTACCTAAAGGAGTTGCTGAAAAAAACCGGCGGCAACATCGAAGCCGCCGCACGGGAGGCGGGGATGAACATGGCCACCATCTATCGCAAGCTCAAGAAATACGATATCCGCAGGGAAGACCATTCCTGA
- a CDS encoding MFS transporter, translating into MTLPNASRKGWTVALAGTGINLALGILYTWSIFKGAIADSIATGGPDAFNWDKASINDPYAVACLAFAVAMILAGKVQDKFGPKVTCIIGGLMVAAGFIWISQTTSYLAWVIGFGVLAGMGIGFGYSAATPPALKWFPPAKTGLIAGLVVSGFGLASVYIAPLAKYLLEGYGLQQSMLFFGIAFAVVVSGLALLISNPPADFVPAGVSAAGAAKKTASAGDCKPSQLFRDARFYTLWACFFIGAGAGLMVIGSAKGLASASLGEMAFLVVVIMSVGNAAGRLVAGVVSDKIGRANTLLIMLVFQAALMFAAIPGLSGKGSPLMVVLLVTFMVFNYGTNLALFPSFAKDYWGMKNFGMNYGILFSAWGIGAAVLVRVSEMLKVKTGSFTTSFAVAGVMLLVGAMLSLSLRQPKAVAVEQEALAGEIVEEEDLELQRVGLK; encoded by the coding sequence ATGACACTGCCAAACGCAAGCAGAAAAGGCTGGACCGTCGCTCTGGCGGGGACGGGCATCAACCTGGCCCTGGGCATTCTCTACACCTGGAGCATCTTCAAGGGCGCGATCGCCGATTCGATCGCCACGGGCGGACCCGACGCTTTCAACTGGGACAAGGCCTCGATCAACGACCCCTATGCCGTGGCCTGTCTGGCCTTTGCCGTGGCCATGATTTTGGCCGGAAAAGTTCAGGACAAGTTCGGCCCCAAAGTCACCTGCATCATCGGCGGTCTCATGGTCGCAGCCGGTTTCATCTGGATTTCCCAGACCACGAGCTACCTGGCCTGGGTGATCGGCTTCGGGGTTCTGGCGGGGATGGGGATCGGTTTCGGCTACTCGGCGGCCACCCCGCCGGCTCTCAAGTGGTTTCCGCCGGCCAAGACCGGTCTCATCGCCGGCCTTGTCGTTTCCGGTTTCGGCCTGGCTTCAGTCTATATCGCTCCTTTGGCGAAATATCTTCTCGAGGGCTACGGCCTGCAGCAGTCCATGCTCTTTTTCGGCATTGCCTTTGCCGTGGTGGTCAGCGGCCTGGCCCTGTTGATCAGCAACCCTCCCGCAGACTTCGTACCCGCCGGAGTTTCCGCGGCCGGCGCGGCGAAGAAGACGGCGAGCGCAGGGGATTGCAAACCGTCTCAGCTCTTCCGGGATGCCCGATTCTATACCCTCTGGGCCTGCTTCTTCATCGGGGCAGGCGCCGGCCTCATGGTTATCGGCAGCGCCAAGGGGCTGGCCTCGGCGAGCCTGGGCGAGATGGCTTTCCTCGTGGTCGTCATCATGTCCGTCGGCAACGCCGCCGGCCGCCTGGTGGCCGGCGTGGTGTCCGACAAGATCGGCCGTGCCAACACCCTGCTGATCATGCTGGTCTTCCAGGCCGCTCTCATGTTCGCCGCCATCCCCGGTCTCAGCGGCAAGGGAAGCCCTCTGATGGTCGTCCTGCTGGTCACCTTCATGGTCTTCAACTACGGCACCAATCTCGCCCTATTTCCCTCTTTCGCCAAGGATTACTGGGGAATGAAAAACTTCGGCATGAATTACGGCATCCTCTTCTCAGCCTGGGGAATCGGAGCAGCCGTGCTGGTGCGTGTCTCGGAAATGCTGAAGGTCAAGACCGGCAGCTTCACCACCTCCTTTGCCGTAGCAGGCGTCATGCTTCTGGTCGGGGCGATGCTCAGTCTCTCCCTGCGCCAGCCCAAGGCGGTGGCCGTCGAGCAGGAGGCTCTTGCCGGCGAGATTGTTGAAGAGGAGGACCTGGAACTCCAGCGGGTCGGTTTGAAGTAA
- the efp gene encoding elongation factor P — translation MYSCADLKKGLKVMIDGEPHVVTQFDFTKPGKGQALYKCKLRNMITGSLFDRTYRSGESFEPASLEERDMQYLYQDENGYVFMDKKSYEQVHLSEETLGDDKYFLIDNMEVSVLMHGDRGIGITLPNFVNLRVTQSDPWVKGDTAAGNNKPATVETGYTLQVPSFVEQGTLIQIDTRTGEYVTRVKE, via the coding sequence ATGTATTCCTGCGCCGACCTTAAAAAGGGTCTCAAAGTCATGATCGACGGCGAACCTCACGTCGTCACCCAGTTCGATTTCACCAAGCCGGGCAAAGGCCAGGCCCTCTACAAGTGCAAACTGCGCAACATGATCACCGGCTCCCTTTTCGACCGCACCTACCGCAGCGGCGAAAGCTTCGAGCCGGCCAGTCTCGAAGAGCGGGACATGCAGTATCTCTACCAGGACGAGAACGGCTACGTCTTCATGGACAAGAAGTCCTACGAGCAGGTCCACCTTTCCGAGGAGACCCTCGGAGACGACAAGTACTTCCTGATCGACAACATGGAGGTAAGCGTCCTCATGCACGGCGACCGCGGCATCGGCATCACCCTCCCCAACTTCGTCAACCTGCGCGTCACCCAGTCCGACCCCTGGGTCAAGGGGGACACCGCCGCCGGAAACAATAAGCCGGCGACCGTCGAGACCGGCTACACCCTGCAGGTCCCCTCTTTCGTCGAGCAAGGAACCCTGATCCAGATCGACACCCGCACCGGCGAGTACGTCACGAGGGTGAAGGAGTAA
- the epmA gene encoding EF-P lysine aminoacylase EpmA has product METNWALARKRPILEERARIVQAIRAFFIERGYLEVETPHRIPGNAPEVHIDAAAAEGWFLHTSPELAMKRLLAAGYPRLFQICRVWRREERGGKHLPEFTMLEWYRAEVDYRALMEECEDLLRSLIPDGFLIWQGKRIELVSPWERLTVAEAFDRFATVSLEEALATDRFDEIMAFEVEPHLGREIPTFLTEYPAELAALARKNPGNPKVAERFELYIAGLELANAFSELTDPIEQRQRFEHDEAARRAAGKPPYPSPEKFLSELETMPEAAGIALGVDRLVMILTGTENIDQVVAFTPESL; this is encoded by the coding sequence ATGGAAACAAATTGGGCGCTCGCCCGCAAAAGGCCGATACTTGAAGAGCGGGCCCGGATCGTTCAGGCAATCCGGGCTTTCTTCATCGAACGGGGCTATCTGGAGGTGGAGACCCCCCACCGCATCCCGGGTAACGCGCCCGAAGTACACATCGACGCGGCGGCCGCCGAAGGGTGGTTTCTCCACACCTCCCCCGAACTGGCCATGAAAAGGCTGCTGGCGGCGGGCTATCCCAGGCTGTTCCAGATCTGCCGGGTCTGGCGCCGGGAGGAGCGCGGGGGAAAGCACCTCCCCGAATTCACCATGCTCGAATGGTACCGGGCGGAGGTCGACTACCGGGCCCTGATGGAAGAGTGTGAGGATCTGCTGCGGAGCCTGATCCCGGACGGGTTCCTGATCTGGCAGGGGAAAAGGATCGAACTGGTTTCTCCCTGGGAACGGCTCACGGTCGCCGAGGCTTTTGATCGTTTTGCGACGGTCAGCCTCGAAGAGGCCCTGGCGACGGACCGCTTCGATGAGATCATGGCCTTCGAGGTCGAGCCGCACCTGGGGCGGGAAATCCCGACCTTCCTCACCGAATACCCCGCCGAACTGGCCGCCCTCGCCCGAAAAAATCCCGGCAATCCGAAGGTCGCCGAGCGCTTCGAGCTCTACATCGCGGGCCTGGAGCTGGCCAACGCGTTCTCCGAGCTCACCGATCCGATCGAACAGCGGCAGCGCTTCGAGCACGACGAGGCGGCCCGCCGGGCCGCCGGCAAGCCCCCCTACCCTTCTCCTGAAAAATTCCTTTCCGAGCTCGAAACCATGCCCGAAGCCGCCGGCATCGCCTTGGGCGTCGACCGGCTGGTGATGATCCTGACCGGCACCGAAAACATTGATCAGGTGGTAGCCTTCACTCCTGAATCGCTGTAG
- a CDS encoding N-formylglutamate amidohydrolase — translation MAERRVVVSCEHGGNRVPERYGELFAGAGELLASHRGQDIGVLPLAAELAERLGVPLHAGTVTRLLVDLNRSPGSRTLFSEFTRDLPQSERERILARYYRPYREGVTAEAAAHIAAGAQVVHLSLHSFTPEWDGMERRADLGLLYDPRRPGELDFCAELHRGLRQAAPHLRVRRNYPYLGTSDSLVTTLRRRFPPASYLGIEIEVNQKHPAGDRREWEEMRRVVCEVLAGLTTAIQE, via the coding sequence ATGGCTGAGCGGCGGGTGGTGGTGAGCTGCGAGCATGGCGGCAACCGGGTGCCGGAGCGCTACGGAGAGCTGTTCGCCGGAGCGGGGGAGCTTCTGGCCAGTCACCGCGGCCAGGACATCGGCGTCCTCCCCCTGGCCGCTGAGCTGGCCGAAAGGCTCGGGGTCCCCCTCCATGCCGGGACCGTCACCCGCCTCCTGGTCGATTTGAACCGCTCCCCCGGCAGCCGCACCCTCTTCTCCGAGTTCACCCGGGATCTTCCGCAGTCCGAGCGCGAGCGCATTCTGGCCCGATACTACCGCCCTTATCGGGAGGGGGTGACGGCGGAGGCCGCCGCTCACATCGCGGCTGGCGCGCAGGTCGTTCACCTCTCCCTCCATTCCTTCACCCCCGAGTGGGACGGCATGGAGCGCCGGGCCGACCTGGGGCTGCTTTACGACCCCCGCCGACCGGGTGAGCTTGATTTCTGTGCTGAGCTCCACCGGGGGCTGCGCCAGGCGGCTCCCCATCTCCGGGTGCGCCGGAACTATCCCTATCTGGGCACTTCCGACAGCTTGGTGACGACCCTGCGCCGACGGTTTCCTCCGGCATCCTACCTGGGAATCGAGATCGAGGTGAACCAGAAGCATCCGGCGGGCGACCGGAGGGAGTGGGAAGAGATGCGGAGGGTGGTCTGCGAGGTGCTGGCCGGCCTGACTACAGCGATTCAGGAGTGA
- a CDS encoding glutamate-cysteine ligase family protein → MSSARPLGLFEGFGIELEYMIVESGSLAVLPVADTVLEKAAGELVDEVMMGDLAWSNELVLHVIELKTNGPAPKLAGLADSFAADVRRINALLEPLGGRLMPGAMHPWMDPIREMRLWPHDNGPIYQAYDRIFGCHGHGWANLQSMHINLPFSGDAEFARLHSAIRLVLPLLPALAASSPVMDGRPTGLLDNRLEVYRNNQRRIPSIAAQVIPEPVFSRAEYEERILRPMYRDIAAHDPQGVLQCEWLNSRGAIARFERSAIEIRVLDVQECPRADLAIASLVVAVVRALTDERWSSLAEQQRWPVTALERILLAAIRQGEDAVIEDEDYLELFGFSGGSCSAADLWRYLAEAVLKPEDEHRPALETIFEKGTLARRLLAALGATPGTERLRETYGRLCDCLENGEMFHG, encoded by the coding sequence ATGAGTTCGGCAAGACCTCTGGGCCTCTTCGAGGGCTTCGGTATCGAACTGGAATATATGATCGTGGAGAGCGGCTCTCTGGCCGTCCTGCCGGTGGCGGACACCGTGCTGGAGAAGGCCGCCGGAGAGCTTGTTGATGAGGTGATGATGGGTGACCTGGCCTGGTCCAACGAACTCGTCCTGCACGTCATCGAGCTCAAGACCAATGGCCCGGCGCCGAAGTTGGCCGGACTGGCGGACTCCTTCGCGGCCGACGTCCGCAGGATCAATGCCCTGCTTGAACCGCTGGGCGGCCGGCTGATGCCCGGCGCCATGCATCCCTGGATGGACCCCATTCGCGAGATGCGCCTCTGGCCCCATGACAACGGCCCCATCTACCAGGCCTACGACCGGATCTTCGGCTGCCACGGCCACGGCTGGGCCAACCTGCAGAGCATGCACATCAATCTGCCTTTTTCAGGCGACGCCGAATTCGCCCGGCTGCATTCGGCCATCCGTCTCGTTCTTCCTCTCCTGCCGGCTCTGGCCGCCTCCTCTCCGGTCATGGACGGCCGTCCGACGGGCCTGCTCGACAATCGCCTGGAGGTCTACCGCAACAACCAGCGGCGCATCCCCTCCATCGCCGCGCAGGTCATCCCCGAGCCGGTGTTCAGCCGGGCTGAATACGAGGAGCGCATCCTGCGGCCGATGTACCGGGACATCGCCGCCCACGATCCGCAGGGGGTGCTGCAGTGCGAGTGGCTCAACTCCCGGGGGGCCATCGCCCGCTTCGAGCGCAGCGCCATCGAGATCCGGGTCCTCGACGTGCAGGAGTGTCCCCGGGCCGACCTGGCGATAGCGTCCCTCGTCGTCGCCGTGGTGCGGGCGCTGACCGATGAGCGCTGGAGCAGCCTGGCCGAACAGCAGCGCTGGCCGGTCACGGCCCTGGAGCGGATTCTCCTTGCGGCCATCCGTCAAGGGGAAGATGCCGTCATAGAGGACGAAGATTATCTGGAACTATTCGGGTTCTCCGGCGGCTCCTGCAGCGCCGCCGACCTGTGGAGGTATCTGGCGGAAGCGGTCCTGAAGCCGGAGGACGAACACCGGCCGGCTCTGGAAACCATCTTTGAAAAGGGAACGCTGGCCCGGCGCCTTCTCGCCGCCCTCGGGGCGACCCCGGGGACGGAACGTCTGCGGGAGACCTACGGACGTCTCTGCGATTGCCTGGAGAATGGGGAGATGTTCCATGGCTGA